From Candidatus Hydrogenedentota bacterium, one genomic window encodes:
- a CDS encoding MFS transporter, translating to MENTPTKVYGYRWIVLLVFAVLNAVIEIHWVALAPITTEAAQYYAVTPLSIGFLSMLFMLVYLAVSIPASYVIDTYGIRVGVGAGAALIGIFGLLKGVYAANYAMVSVCQFGLAVAQPFILNAYTAISAKWFPISQRATATGLAALSQYIGIILAMAATPLLAHAWGIDGMLKTYGVISVVGAVLFLVFAKEAPPTPPSPPGQEERFLVIAGLKHMFKQKQVVLLLLMFLIGLGIFNAVTTWIEQILSPRGLDSTQAGAVGALMMIGGVLGASILPPISDKIRRRIPFLITATAFTIPGLTGLAFATNFAVLLASSFVLGFFIMSAGPIGFQYGAELSYPAPESTSQGLLLLAGQISGVAFIYGMDAFRSAGGSMTPFMIFFIAITALNVILCTRLNESEMIKKAQ from the coding sequence ATGGAGAATACGCCAACGAAGGTCTACGGATACCGCTGGATCGTCCTGCTGGTGTTCGCCGTTCTAAACGCGGTGATTGAGATTCACTGGGTGGCGTTGGCGCCCATCACGACGGAAGCGGCCCAGTACTATGCCGTGACGCCGCTGTCGATAGGCTTCTTGTCGATGCTCTTCATGCTTGTGTATCTGGCGGTCAGCATTCCCGCGTCGTACGTCATCGATACCTACGGAATCCGTGTCGGCGTAGGTGCGGGGGCGGCGCTCATCGGCATTTTTGGCTTGCTCAAAGGGGTATACGCGGCAAACTACGCGATGGTAAGCGTCTGCCAATTCGGCCTTGCCGTGGCGCAACCGTTCATACTCAACGCCTACACGGCCATCAGCGCGAAGTGGTTTCCAATCAGCCAACGCGCAACCGCGACCGGTCTCGCCGCGTTGTCGCAATACATCGGAATCATCTTGGCCATGGCGGCCACGCCGCTGCTCGCCCACGCCTGGGGCATCGACGGCATGCTGAAGACTTATGGCGTGATTTCCGTTGTCGGCGCGGTACTGTTTCTCGTGTTTGCCAAAGAAGCGCCGCCGACTCCGCCGTCTCCTCCCGGCCAGGAAGAGCGCTTCCTTGTCATCGCGGGACTGAAGCACATGTTCAAACAGAAACAGGTTGTGTTGCTTCTACTCATGTTTCTGATTGGACTTGGCATCTTCAATGCCGTCACAACCTGGATTGAACAGATACTCAGTCCTCGAGGTCTCGATTCGACTCAGGCAGGCGCCGTCGGAGCGCTGATGATGATCGGCGGCGTGCTGGGCGCATCGATTCTTCCGCCCATCTCCGACAAAATACGCAGACGCATACCGTTTCTCATAACGGCCACCGCATTCACGATTCCCGGCTTGACGGGCTTGGCATTCGCCACCAACTTCGCCGTGCTGTTGGCATCGAGTTTTGTTTTGGGATTCTTCATCATGAGCGCCGGACCCATCGGGTTTCAGTATGGTGCCGAACTCAGCTATCCCGCCCCCGAATCCACCTCCCAAGGCCTCCTGCTATTGGCCGGACAAATCTCCGGCGTCGCCTTCATCTACGGCATGGACGCCTTCCGCTCCGCCGGCGGCTCGATGACCCCCTTCATGATCTTCTTCATCGCCATCACCGCATTGAACGTCATCCTCTGCACGCGTTTGAATGAATCGGAGATGATCAAGAAGGCTCAGTGA